From the Maioricimonas rarisocia genome, one window contains:
- a CDS encoding SGNH/GDSL hydrolase family protein — MTLCLAMLYVSSTLPADLSAADAPLELRDGDRVVLLGGTLIEREQRFGFWETALTRAWPDRDVTFRNLGWSGDTVWSESRGIFDPPAKGYERMLEHVARLKPTVIIVGYGNAEAFAGADGLDRFIAQYGKLLDDLSGTGARFALLGPLPPQRLGSEHPGDGSYGEKVALYANAINELARQRQIPFIPLEMPETEEPLTNNGLHLNALGYHATAPQIVRGLAGAERAEQIKLPPPATPWPVEDHLSAEAREQLEDPADALRHAIIRKNRLYFHRWRPQNITYLFGFRKHEQGQNAPEVAQFEALVREVEGEIARRRSAVQP, encoded by the coding sequence ATGACACTGTGTCTGGCAATGCTCTACGTTTCATCAACTCTTCCGGCCGATCTGTCCGCGGCCGACGCCCCTCTCGAATTGCGAGACGGTGATCGCGTCGTACTGCTCGGGGGCACGCTCATCGAGCGTGAGCAGCGGTTCGGATTCTGGGAGACGGCCCTGACGCGGGCCTGGCCGGATCGCGACGTCACCTTCCGCAATCTCGGCTGGAGCGGCGACACGGTCTGGAGCGAGTCCCGCGGCATCTTCGATCCCCCCGCCAAAGGGTACGAGCGGATGCTCGAGCATGTCGCCCGACTGAAGCCGACGGTGATCATCGTCGGGTACGGCAATGCCGAAGCGTTCGCCGGCGCGGACGGGCTGGACCGCTTCATCGCTCAATACGGCAAGCTGCTCGACGATCTGAGCGGAACCGGGGCCCGCTTCGCCCTGCTGGGACCGCTCCCGCCCCAGCGACTGGGAAGCGAACACCCCGGCGACGGTTCCTACGGCGAAAAGGTCGCACTGTATGCGAATGCCATCAATGAGCTGGCCCGGCAGCGACAGATTCCGTTCATCCCGCTCGAGATGCCGGAAACGGAAGAGCCGCTGACCAACAACGGCCTCCACCTGAACGCCCTCGGATATCACGCGACGGCGCCGCAGATCGTTCGCGGTCTGGCTGGAGCCGAGCGGGCCGAGCAGATCAAACTGCCGCCGCCAGCCACCCCGTGGCCGGTTGAAGACCATCTGTCTGCAGAAGCCCGCGAGCAGCTGGAGGATCCGGCAGACGCGCTGCGGCACGCGATCATCCGCAAGAACCGGCTCTACTTTCATCGCTGGCGACCGCAGAACATCACCTACCTGTTCGGCTTCCGCAAGCACGAGCAGGGCCAGAACGCTCCCGAGGTCGCACAGTTTGAAGCGCTCGTACGCGAAGTCGAAGGGGAGATTGCCCGCCGGCGATCCGCAGTCCAACCCTGA
- a CDS encoding PVC-type heme-binding CxxCH protein codes for MITIPRPHLAGPATLVLMLATATTALAQRDLTDIPVPDPELERETFILPEGFEVNLFAADPAIAKPIQMNFDPQGRLWIVSSEIYPHIKPDEIANDKVLVLEDTDADGVSDRTTVFADGLLIPTAVAPGDGGVYVGASTELLHFSDTDGDGKADRRRVVLSGFGTEDTHHIVHTFRWGPEQRLYFSQSIYIHSHIETPWGVRRLNAGGIWQFQPRDLQLNVFARGLVNTWGTAFDDYGTTFATDGAGGEGINYMVPGAYYTTSYGAKRILPGLNPGSPKHCGLEVVAGRHLPDDWQGSLITNDFRGHRVCRFELTEHGSGFVSQEKQEVIKSDHVAFRPVDVKIGPDGAIYVADWYNPIIQHGEVDFRDPRRDHTHGRIWRITYRPNKPLERPNLVDAETSELVSQLASPENFTRQQAMRVLTERGTSVLGDVERWVRRLDNTAPNYHRHLLQALWLHQSLDVLNVELLDQLLNCSEPGARAAATRVLGDWSGRIDKPLARLEKRVSDEHARVRLEAIRALAKIPRPESAEIAMRALDTEMDEWLDYALWLTAVELQPVWQPALAKGEIDFGNNARHLAFALKSAGSTEAVPSLLALLTEGEVAAGDISDVLGVVGDFGRPEDLQTVLQYAIASTEHPQTSVAALETLLNVHQRRKIAPAGDLSALAPLLDSSPVPVRRLAARLAGAWKVESLWPQLRGLIEGENRLEIADAWAAAVSEYGGAEAADVLARAAQEPDLFGPAVIGLLKLRPRAAAKAVIDQFAVEGENPTAPSVDGSNIFRAFLQRQQGPQLLTEQLEGRKIHPDAAVVALRAIGSSGQAHAELANALRAAGGITGGPRELSAEEMATLVAEVQKAGDPHRGEQIYRRSDLSCLKCHSLGDAGGQVGPNMRSLGTTAQPDYIVHALLQPNKHVKEGYQTIVVLTDEGNVVSGIKTQQTDTELLLRDAEDRMLQIPLDQIDEQANGASLMPAGLADKLTRAELVDLVAFLWALGREPEFTVTNDVVARRWDVMEPSQQASFRLRRTSYATAATDDPSFTWSRTYSRVNGDLPLADLPEIGVRNRVAAGRRGVSFVRCELEVAAGGVGRLVFNDPSGLSGWLGELPLDMADSVEVELTEGTHRLTLAIDRSARQTPLRIELKAADGSPLVARFAGGK; via the coding sequence ATGATCACGATTCCCCGCCCCCACCTTGCCGGTCCCGCCACCCTGGTGCTGATGCTCGCGACTGCGACGACGGCACTGGCCCAGCGGGATCTGACCGACATCCCCGTTCCCGACCCGGAGCTGGAGCGGGAGACGTTCATTCTGCCGGAGGGGTTCGAAGTCAATCTGTTCGCGGCCGATCCCGCGATCGCCAAGCCGATCCAGATGAACTTCGACCCGCAGGGGCGTCTGTGGATCGTCAGCTCCGAGATCTACCCGCACATCAAGCCGGACGAGATCGCCAACGACAAGGTTCTGGTCCTCGAAGACACGGATGCCGACGGAGTCAGTGACAGGACCACCGTCTTCGCGGATGGTCTGCTGATTCCCACCGCTGTCGCTCCCGGTGATGGCGGCGTCTACGTCGGCGCGAGCACGGAACTGCTGCATTTTTCCGACACCGACGGGGACGGCAAGGCCGATCGCCGTCGCGTCGTGCTCTCCGGATTCGGTACCGAAGACACGCACCACATTGTTCACACCTTCCGCTGGGGTCCGGAGCAGCGGCTCTACTTCAGCCAGTCGATCTACATTCACAGCCACATCGAGACGCCGTGGGGCGTGCGGCGGCTCAACGCCGGTGGCATCTGGCAGTTTCAGCCCCGCGACCTGCAGCTGAACGTCTTCGCACGCGGTCTGGTGAACACCTGGGGAACCGCCTTCGACGACTACGGCACGACGTTCGCGACCGACGGAGCCGGTGGCGAGGGGATCAACTACATGGTGCCCGGAGCCTATTACACGACTTCATACGGAGCGAAGCGGATTCTCCCCGGCCTCAACCCCGGCAGCCCCAAGCATTGCGGTCTCGAAGTCGTCGCCGGCCGGCACCTGCCCGACGACTGGCAGGGCAGCCTGATCACGAATGACTTCCGCGGGCACCGCGTCTGCCGCTTCGAACTGACCGAACATGGTTCCGGCTTCGTTTCGCAGGAAAAGCAGGAAGTCATCAAGTCCGATCACGTGGCCTTCCGCCCCGTCGATGTGAAGATCGGCCCCGATGGCGCGATCTACGTCGCCGACTGGTACAACCCGATCATTCAGCACGGGGAAGTCGACTTCCGCGATCCCCGACGCGACCACACGCACGGCCGCATCTGGCGGATCACCTACCGGCCCAACAAACCGCTCGAGCGCCCGAATCTCGTCGACGCCGAGACCAGCGAACTGGTCAGCCAACTTGCCTCACCAGAGAACTTCACCCGCCAGCAGGCGATGCGCGTGCTGACCGAACGGGGGACGTCGGTCCTCGGTGACGTCGAACGCTGGGTCCGCCGGCTGGACAACACGGCACCGAACTATCATCGGCATCTTCTGCAGGCACTCTGGCTGCATCAGTCGCTGGACGTGCTGAACGTCGAGCTGCTCGACCAGCTGCTCAACTGCAGCGAGCCGGGAGCCCGGGCCGCCGCAACGCGGGTGCTGGGAGACTGGTCCGGCCGCATTGACAAGCCGCTCGCACGCCTGGAGAAGCGAGTCAGCGACGAACATGCCCGCGTCCGCCTCGAAGCGATCCGTGCTCTGGCGAAGATCCCCCGGCCCGAATCCGCCGAAATCGCCATGCGGGCTCTCGACACCGAGATGGACGAGTGGCTCGACTACGCCCTGTGGCTGACGGCCGTCGAGCTGCAGCCGGTCTGGCAGCCGGCCCTCGCAAAGGGTGAGATCGACTTCGGCAACAATGCCCGGCACCTGGCGTTCGCGTTGAAGTCGGCCGGCTCGACGGAGGCCGTCCCCAGCCTGCTCGCACTCCTGACGGAGGGTGAAGTCGCCGCCGGGGACATTTCGGATGTGCTTGGCGTCGTGGGCGACTTCGGCCGCCCGGAAGACCTGCAGACGGTTCTGCAGTACGCGATTGCCTCGACCGAACACCCCCAGACAAGCGTCGCAGCGCTCGAGACGCTGCTGAACGTCCACCAGCGCCGCAAAATCGCTCCCGCGGGAGATCTTTCGGCCCTTGCCCCCCTGCTCGACTCGTCACCGGTACCGGTTCGCCGTCTGGCGGCCCGACTTGCCGGAGCCTGGAAGGTGGAATCTCTCTGGCCGCAGCTGCGGGGGCTCATCGAGGGCGAGAACCGACTCGAAATCGCCGACGCCTGGGCGGCAGCGGTCTCCGAATATGGTGGAGCCGAGGCGGCGGATGTCCTCGCCAGGGCGGCGCAGGAGCCGGATCTGTTCGGACCGGCCGTCATCGGTCTGCTGAAGCTGCGTCCACGCGCGGCCGCTAAAGCGGTCATCGATCAGTTTGCTGTCGAGGGCGAGAATCCGACCGCCCCCTCCGTTGACGGCTCGAATATCTTCCGGGCCTTCCTGCAGCGGCAACAGGGCCCGCAACTGCTCACCGAACAGCTCGAAGGACGCAAGATCCACCCGGACGCCGCGGTCGTTGCCCTGCGGGCGATCGGCTCGTCCGGACAGGCTCACGCCGAACTCGCCAATGCACTGCGGGCCGCGGGAGGAATCACCGGAGGCCCGCGGGAACTTTCCGCCGAGGAGATGGCGACGCTCGTCGCCGAAGTCCAGAAAGCGGGCGATCCGCACCGGGGGGAGCAGATCTATCGTCGCAGCGACCTTTCCTGCCTGAAGTGCCACTCACTCGGCGATGCCGGCGGCCAGGTCGGCCCGAACATGCGTAGCCTTGGCACGACCGCCCAGCCGGACTACATCGTCCACGCCCTGCTCCAGCCCAACAAGCACGTCAAGGAGGGCTACCAGACGATCGTGGTGCTGACGGACGAGGGGAATGTGGTTTCCGGCATCAAGACGCAGCAGACGGACACGGAACTGCTCCTCCGCGATGCCGAGGACCGGATGCTGCAGATCCCGCTGGACCAGATCGATGAACAGGCTAACGGTGCGTCGCTGATGCCGGCCGGACTGGCGGACAAGCTCACCCGTGCCGAGCTGGTTGACCTTGTCGCGTTCCTGTGGGCCCTGGGTCGCGAGCCGGAATTCACGGTCACCAACGACGTTGTTGCCCGTCGCTGGGACGTCATGGAGCCCTCTCAGCAGGCTAGTTTCCGACTGCGGCGGACCAGCTATGCCACGGCAGCGACCGACGATCCCTCCTTCACCTGGTCCCGCACATACAGCCGTGTGAATGGAGATCTGCCGCTGGCGGACCTGCCGGAAATCGGCGTCCGCAATCGCGTGGCAGCCGGTCGTCGTGGCGTCAGCTTCGTCCGCTGCGAGCTCGAGGTGGCCGCCGGGGGAGTCGGTCGGCTGGTCTTCAATGATCCGTCCGGTCTGTCGGGCTGGCTTGGCGAACTCCCGCTCGACATGGCCGACTCGGTGGAAGTCGAACTGACCGAAGGAACGCACCGGCTCACGCTTGCGATCGATCGATCAGCGCGTCAGACGCCGCTCAGAATCGAGCTGAAAGCCGCAGACGGCTCGCCGCTGGTGGCCCGATTCGCCGGCGGAAAATAG
- a CDS encoding beta strand repeat-containing protein: MNRTWKCLLGLIAIGATWSHTAFAQNPESEGVVSLGGTSAVTETAPPIAGDSGTEGAIRLGTPPAEPPADAPQGVQKTQFEEYQPPPGVFLDPNVPVDPGVGYAVTQDPASILYRVGRINRNFIGIEEGYTNLNAFIPVRYADNQSILAVNPRLNITDQGRAAANVGLTHRIYDPVLDRVFSVSGWYDYDDGHAGEYHQLGMHFASIGQFFSLRGGFTLPIGDMHTTFGTMNLGMGRIEGSNILVDVAQSVETAYQQYEIEASTPVPLLGRYGFDFGLGFYYLNSHGFEDSPGISTRVEAQLTEDFWLNTIITSDKVYGSNLSVNFELTLPDGPPAQFFRPNPVRQAMFASDRRNYRVATEITQIIRTVVVTGRNGGGGGGGGGGGGGGGGNLTIATIDPNKLTPGDGSFENPFMSVEEYMSLAPAERDDFGVVYVLGRDDLSDANLNTTITLLDSQRLLGAGIDQTIQTALGPITLPAASSGVAPLLTNSAAPTLDVITLADNNEVSGFTIDASGSANAISGTNINSFNIHDNTIQNFIEGVAVTHVGAGRADFNNNVVTGNGFRSNRGLSLDHTTGTLDLLVQNNTFDEIRGEDANGDGLITPSEDTNMNGILDGGEDVNGNGILDLGEDINTNGVLDRGIAVEIVANGSTINASDLSGLRDVGIFDNTFTSTGTGLELVAQGGATANLDIQDNTAQDSTDEMGAGFNLLADGSTINLHDFGGNTASGGQGDGLRLVTDNNGTIIVADPLAMASAFNGNSFTNNAGDGAFVLADSGTITFDYIGDRLDDDPLGNLFNSNGDDGLELQTMAGGTITVINPLLGNQFNDNGDNGLVTTALTGTINIQTSLTTLSNSFTGNGATTGLGAGISYVVGPGGVINTGVFDLTISGNAGNGIAFILDGGTINLTGFDRNTFTDNGLNGVLISNSNGGTFITPTVANNDFSNNGEAGMFITGDGGAGGSTINLGNVVANNFDRDIRGTEGILFDTVDVTTTLNVLRNSFVGRNTAGDLSGRGIGGVVHGGGLNMFVGNFSTADANLFQNNADAHIGLTLRGDSINTIEIDNSLFEGAVDDASTTEFLGGGVALRLRDTAKLTGFIRRSMFLNNEDDGLRIDIAGNNPSGNRGTDTAQLNDFVIGGAAPGDGNIFEGNGDDGLSIVRTERGQFNNLTIENNLFDSNANRGLFITSQGVNQANLPNMMPDTVTIDSNTIIDNGTHGVHFELGADADLLADMDLNLIDGNAVNGIFVSELVNDAEDSRTITGTWTRNEITNNGNDGIALNGRFGNSLNDAAPGSGLIIGDTTVNAIGDLSGMGNLISLNGGDGVQVISGGVVTIGNNVITRNGTVNGAGQLVNAGINIDGPEFPRDNSVQIAGEFPTPIDDDFRIGNAYQEVNIVSNHISENVGDGIEWLNESGVDDFDSQPTVGGPDFAISSLLTVINNNITENQGRGIDLLNRPGDSDTTDTDNVDPESSTTNIGVGGITGDVTIIGNHVKGNLLEGIYVVNTNATDQSQVVPSSDTLSESGGIGPRTSLRLDIHNNEIIGNGANVTNFPATGLVVRVGTTDGGFSFAFDGGFATTGFNIEDLDGDGVLDNDINGDGVLNAAATFFGGISASVTGNTLDGNFGDDILFHSFRSTVDPNTTGGTWNDMEFNPMGYQSDPLARMDLIFTDNNFSSIEANNADRSIVTGNEAGAFYNNAEGAFKSRTFDPMDPSSGPFSSATRRRNAQRLASRYLTNPGGELNPFPPVPPSSISFLYPGMGDSTFRVRGQGNEYTDRGLGMVLISDIFILDDPTLVGDPTVVDATFEANGVFFSGANLFGELPFGWGTY, from the coding sequence ATGAACAGGACATGGAAGTGCTTGCTGGGACTGATCGCAATCGGCGCCACATGGAGCCATACTGCGTTCGCCCAGAATCCCGAGTCGGAAGGCGTTGTGAGTCTCGGCGGCACGAGTGCCGTGACGGAGACCGCGCCACCAATTGCCGGAGACTCCGGCACTGAGGGGGCCATCCGGCTCGGCACGCCGCCGGCAGAGCCCCCGGCAGACGCTCCTCAAGGAGTGCAGAAGACCCAGTTCGAGGAGTACCAGCCCCCTCCGGGCGTCTTCCTCGACCCCAATGTCCCGGTCGATCCGGGGGTCGGCTATGCCGTCACCCAGGATCCCGCCTCGATCCTCTACCGGGTCGGTCGCATCAACCGCAACTTCATCGGGATTGAGGAAGGGTACACCAACCTCAATGCCTTCATCCCGGTGCGGTACGCCGACAACCAGTCGATCCTGGCGGTCAATCCCCGGCTGAACATTACCGACCAGGGACGGGCCGCGGCGAACGTCGGTCTGACGCACCGTATCTACGATCCCGTCCTCGACCGCGTCTTCTCGGTCTCGGGATGGTACGACTACGACGACGGCCACGCCGGTGAATACCACCAGCTCGGTATGCACTTCGCCTCGATCGGACAGTTCTTCAGCCTGCGGGGTGGATTCACGCTGCCGATCGGTGACATGCACACGACGTTCGGCACGATGAACCTCGGCATGGGCCGCATCGAAGGCTCGAACATCCTCGTCGACGTCGCCCAGTCGGTCGAGACCGCCTATCAGCAGTACGAGATTGAAGCGAGCACGCCGGTTCCGCTGCTGGGCCGTTACGGTTTCGATTTCGGCCTGGGATTCTACTACCTCAACAGCCACGGCTTCGAGGACTCCCCCGGTATCAGCACCCGCGTGGAAGCCCAGCTCACCGAGGATTTCTGGCTCAACACGATCATCACCAGCGACAAGGTGTACGGCAGCAACCTTTCGGTCAACTTCGAACTGACCCTGCCGGACGGCCCGCCGGCGCAGTTCTTCCGGCCGAATCCGGTTCGCCAGGCCATGTTCGCCTCCGATCGTCGTAACTACCGCGTCGCGACCGAAATCACCCAGATCATCCGGACCGTCGTCGTCACCGGCCGCAATGGTGGCGGTGGTGGTGGTGGAGGCGGCGGCGGCGGAGGTGGCGGTGGCAACCTGACCATCGCGACCATCGATCCGAACAAGCTCACGCCCGGTGATGGTTCCTTCGAGAACCCGTTCATGTCGGTTGAGGAATACATGTCCCTCGCACCGGCAGAACGCGACGACTTCGGCGTCGTCTACGTTCTGGGACGCGACGACCTCAGCGACGCCAACCTGAACACGACGATCACTCTGCTCGACAGCCAGCGGCTGCTCGGTGCGGGTATCGATCAGACGATCCAGACCGCTCTGGGTCCGATCACCCTGCCGGCCGCTTCCAGCGGTGTGGCTCCGCTGCTGACCAACAGTGCCGCTCCGACGCTCGACGTCATCACGCTCGCCGATAACAACGAGGTGTCCGGCTTCACGATCGACGCCAGCGGTTCGGCCAACGCCATCTCCGGCACGAACATCAACAGCTTCAACATCCACGACAACACCATCCAGAACTTCATCGAAGGTGTTGCCGTGACCCACGTCGGTGCCGGACGGGCCGACTTCAACAACAACGTCGTGACCGGCAACGGCTTCCGTTCCAACCGCGGACTGTCCCTCGACCACACGACCGGCACGCTCGACCTGCTCGTCCAGAACAACACGTTCGACGAGATCCGGGGCGAAGATGCCAACGGCGACGGACTCATCACGCCGTCTGAAGACACCAACATGAACGGCATCCTCGACGGTGGTGAGGACGTCAACGGCAACGGCATTCTCGACCTTGGCGAAGACATCAACACCAATGGTGTCCTCGATCGCGGCATCGCCGTCGAGATCGTCGCCAACGGCTCCACGATCAACGCCAGCGACCTGAGCGGCCTGCGGGACGTCGGCATCTTCGACAACACGTTCACCTCGACCGGTACCGGCCTGGAACTGGTTGCACAGGGAGGCGCCACCGCCAACCTGGACATTCAGGACAACACCGCACAGGACAGCACCGACGAGATGGGAGCCGGCTTCAACCTGCTCGCCGATGGCAGCACCATCAACCTCCACGACTTCGGTGGAAACACCGCCAGCGGTGGCCAGGGTGACGGCCTGCGGCTCGTCACCGACAACAACGGCACCATCATCGTCGCCGATCCGCTGGCCATGGCCAGTGCCTTCAACGGCAACAGCTTCACCAACAATGCCGGCGACGGTGCCTTCGTCCTGGCCGACTCCGGCACGATCACCTTCGACTATATCGGTGATCGCCTGGACGACGACCCGCTGGGCAACCTGTTCAACAGCAACGGCGACGACGGTCTGGAACTGCAGACCATGGCCGGCGGCACGATCACCGTGATCAACCCGCTGCTGGGGAACCAGTTCAACGACAACGGGGACAACGGTCTGGTCACGACGGCCCTCACCGGAACCATCAACATCCAGACCAGCCTCACGACGCTCTCCAACAGCTTCACCGGCAACGGAGCCACCACCGGCCTGGGTGCCGGCATCTCCTACGTCGTCGGACCGGGCGGTGTGATCAACACCGGTGTGTTTGACCTGACCATCTCCGGCAACGCCGGGAACGGTATCGCCTTCATCCTCGACGGCGGTACGATCAACCTCACCGGCTTCGACCGCAACACGTTCACCGACAACGGCCTGAACGGTGTGCTCATCTCCAACAGCAACGGCGGTACCTTCATCACGCCGACCGTGGCCAACAACGACTTCAGCAACAACGGCGAGGCCGGCATGTTCATCACCGGCGACGGTGGTGCCGGCGGGTCCACGATCAACCTCGGCAACGTCGTGGCCAACAACTTCGACCGCGATATTCGCGGCACCGAGGGCATCCTGTTCGATACGGTTGACGTCACGACCACCCTCAACGTCCTGCGGAACTCTTTCGTCGGACGCAATACCGCCGGTGACCTCAGCGGTCGCGGTATCGGTGGCGTCGTGCACGGTGGTGGCCTGAACATGTTCGTCGGAAACTTCAGCACCGCCGACGCCAACCTGTTCCAGAACAACGCCGACGCCCACATCGGACTGACGCTCCGCGGCGACTCGATCAACACGATCGAAATCGACAACTCACTCTTCGAGGGGGCGGTCGACGACGCGAGCACGACCGAGTTCCTCGGTGGAGGTGTGGCCCTGCGGCTGCGTGACACCGCCAAGCTGACCGGCTTCATCCGCCGCAGCATGTTCCTCAACAACGAGGACGACGGTCTGCGGATCGACATCGCTGGCAACAATCCCAGTGGCAACCGTGGCACCGACACCGCCCAGCTCAACGACTTCGTGATCGGTGGTGCGGCACCGGGTGACGGCAATATCTTCGAAGGGAACGGCGACGACGGTCTCTCGATTGTCCGGACCGAACGGGGTCAGTTCAACAACCTGACCATCGAGAACAACCTGTTCGACAGCAACGCCAACCGTGGTCTGTTCATCACGTCCCAGGGGGTCAACCAGGCCAACCTGCCGAACATGATGCCTGACACGGTGACCATCGACAGCAATACGATCATCGACAACGGTACGCACGGTGTTCACTTCGAACTCGGGGCCGATGCCGACCTGCTGGCCGACATGGACCTGAACCTGATCGACGGCAACGCGGTCAACGGTATCTTCGTCTCCGAACTGGTGAACGATGCCGAAGACTCCCGAACGATCACCGGTACCTGGACACGCAACGAGATCACCAACAACGGCAACGACGGTATCGCTCTGAACGGTCGCTTCGGCAACTCGCTGAACGATGCGGCTCCGGGATCCGGCCTGATCATTGGTGATACGACCGTCAACGCCATCGGCGATCTGTCCGGCATGGGCAACCTGATCAGCCTCAACGGCGGTGACGGTGTCCAGGTGATCTCCGGCGGTGTGGTGACGATCGGCAACAACGTGATCACGCGGAACGGTACCGTCAACGGGGCCGGCCAGCTGGTCAACGCCGGTATCAACATCGATGGTCCCGAGTTCCCGCGGGACAACTCGGTGCAGATCGCCGGTGAGTTCCCGACGCCGATCGACGACGATTTCCGGATCGGTAACGCCTACCAGGAAGTCAACATCGTCAGTAACCACATCTCGGAGAACGTGGGCGACGGTATTGAATGGCTCAACGAGAGTGGCGTCGATGATTTCGACAGTCAGCCGACCGTTGGCGGTCCTGACTTCGCGATCAGCAGCCTCCTGACGGTGATCAACAACAACATCACCGAGAACCAGGGCCGCGGTATCGACCTGCTCAACCGTCCCGGCGACTCGGACACCACCGACACCGACAACGTCGATCCCGAATCGTCCACGACCAACATCGGCGTGGGTGGCATCACGGGTGACGTGACGATCATCGGCAACCACGTGAAGGGCAACCTGCTCGAGGGCATCTACGTGGTCAACACGAACGCCACCGACCAGAGCCAGGTCGTGCCCAGTAGCGACACCCTCAGTGAATCGGGTGGAATCGGTCCTCGCACTTCGCTACGACTCGACATCCACAACAACGAGATCATCGGCAACGGTGCCAACGTCACCAACTTCCCGGCAACCGGCCTGGTGGTTCGGGTCGGCACCACCGACGGTGGCTTCAGCTTCGCGTTTGACGGCGGCTTCGCCACGACCGGCTTCAACATCGAAGACCTCGACGGCGACGGCGTCCTCGACAACGACATCAACGGTGATGGTGTGCTGAACGCCGCGGCCACCTTCTTCGGCGGCATCTCGGCATCGGTCACCGGCAACACCCTGGACGGTAACTTCGGTGACGACATCCTGTTCCACTCGTTCCGCTCGACTGTCGATCCCAACACGACGGGCGGCACCTGGAACGACATGGAGTTCAACCCGATGGGCTACCAGAGCGATCCGCTGGCCCGTATGGACCTGATCTTCACCGACAACAACTTCTCGTCGATCGAAGCCAACAACGCCGATCGCTCGATCGTGACTGGCAACGAGGCGGGAGCCTTCTACAACAACGCAGAAGGGGCCTTCAAGTCCCGGACCTTCGATCCGATGGACCCCTCCTCCGGTCCGTTCAGCTCGGCCACCCGTCGCCGGAACGCCCAGCGGCTCGCCTCGCGGTATCTCACGAACCCCGGTGGCGAACTCAACCCGTTCCCGCCGGTCCCGCCGAGCAGTATCAGCTTCCTCTATCCCGGCATGGGTGACAGCACCTTCCGTGTCCGCGGTCAGGGGAACGAATACACCGACCGGGGACTGGGTATGGTGCTGATCAGCGACATCTTCATCCTGGACGACCCGACACTGGTCGGCGACCCCACGGTGGTGGATGCCACATTCGAAGCGAACGGTGTGTTCTTCTCAGGAGCCAACCTGTTCGGAGAACTGCCCTTCGGCTGGGGCACCTACTGA
- a CDS encoding MarR family winged helix-turn-helix transcriptional regulator translates to MLEYDWENSVGHWVCTTSHIMRRALSNRLSQEGITLRQWEVLAWLSCNGDVCQAQLAECLGIEPHTLAGVLRRMERDGWLKRTCCSEDRRRNKLVPTEKAETVWAGAVAWCRQVRAQATQGFSEDEIATFRDLCSRIRENLANEAECGNGVATNGKSLETAGSAKS, encoded by the coding sequence GTGCTCGAGTACGATTGGGAGAACAGTGTCGGCCACTGGGTTTGTACGACATCTCACATTATGCGTCGGGCTCTGAGCAATCGGCTCTCCCAGGAGGGCATCACGCTTCGCCAGTGGGAAGTGCTCGCGTGGCTTTCCTGCAACGGCGATGTCTGTCAGGCCCAGCTCGCGGAATGTCTGGGAATTGAGCCGCACACGCTCGCCGGCGTTCTCCGCCGGATGGAACGGGACGGCTGGCTGAAACGGACCTGCTGCTCCGAAGATCGCCGCCGCAACAAGCTGGTTCCGACCGAGAAGGCCGAGACTGTCTGGGCCGGTGCCGTCGCCTGGTGCCGACAGGTACGTGCTCAGGCGACTCAGGGATTCTCCGAGGACGAGATCGCCACGTTCCGCGACCTGTGCAGCCGGATTCGCGAGAACCTCGCCAACGAGGCGGAGTGTGGCAACGGGGTTGCCACGAACGGCAAGTCACTCGAAACCGCCGGCTCGGCCAAGTCGTAG